CATCAGCACGAAGGCGTTGTTGCCGGCGATCACATGCTCGACGATCCGCGCCTGCGGTCCCCGGAACGCGTCATAGCCGTAAACGGTCTTCAGGATGTCGAGGGCTGCGACGGTCATCTGCTCCGGATATCAGGAATCACGCGGAAGCCCCTTCATAAGCAGCTCCGGGATGATCGCAACCGTGGATGCGTGTCTTGTTTCCGGATCAGGTCAGTTCTTTCAAGCCGGCCGGTGTTTCTATGAGCGCCCAGCGATGCTCTAGAACCCGTCATTCCTCCGACCGGCCGTCGAGCGCGTCGATTATGGCTTGTCGCGCCCGATAGTGTACGCGCAGCCGATCCTCTTCGGCTTCCAGCTCTGCGCAACCCAATTCGTCCATGGCCTGTGTGATCGCGGCGGCACGGGCGGAATCATATGGGTCCTCGTCTGCCCAGTAGATGCACTGAGCGCGACGGTCGACAAAGTTTTGCGCATCTGCGGGCAATGCCCGCGCAGCCGGCGCAGCCGACAAGAACACAGCCATCGAGACAGTCGTGCGGCATAGACGCAACCACCGATGTTCGGGATTACGTTTGCGTTCCGCCACTGCGTCCTCCCGATGGATAACCTGTTCGACCTTAGCCCGCCCATGCGCCGACCGCCAAGACTCAAGGCCTCTGCGCCCCGGTGGCGGCGACGTAGAGCAGATAGACCGACGTCGTGGCGGTGATGAACAGCCGGTTGCGGCGCGGTCCGCCGAAGGTCAGGTTGGAGACGCGCTGCGGCACGTGGATCTTGCCGAGACAATGCCCGTCAGGCGAGAAGACGTGTACGCCGTCCTCCGCGCTCGACCACAGATTGCCGTTCATGTCGCAGCGAATGCCGTCCGGCAGCCCATTGTCGATGGTGCAGAAAACGTCGCCGCCTGTGAGCCGGTCGCCCGCGACGTCGAAGACGCGGATGACGCTGGGAACGTTTTCGTCGTGGCTCGATCCACTCTCCGCGATGTAGAGCCGCTTTTCATCCGGCGAGAAGCAAAGGCCGTTGGGCTGCGTGAAGTCATCGACGACCGACGCCAGCGCGCCGGATGTCGAGTCGAGGCGGAAGACGTTGCGGGCAGCCTGCTCCGGCTCGGCACGATAGCCCTCGTAGTCGGAGAGGATTCCGTAGGTGGGATCGGTGAACCAGATCGAACCATCAGATTTGACGATCACGTCGTTAGGCGAGTTCAGGCGCTTGCCGCCGAAGCTGTCGGCCAGGACGGTCGTCGAGCCGTCGGCTTCGGTGCGTGTCACCCGGCGGCTGCCGTGTTCGCAGGATATGAGCCGGCCCTGACGATCGCGCGTGTGCCCGTTGGCGAAGTTCGACGCCTGGCGGAAGACGCTGGTTCCCTGTCCCGGCACCCATCGCATGATGCGGTCGTTGGGGATGTCGGAGAACAGGAGCAGGTCCTGATCCGCGAACCAGACCGGTCCTTCCGTCCAGCGGCAGCCGCTCGCGATCTCTTCCATGCCCGCGTAAATGACCACACAGTCGAGGAAGCGGGGGTCGCGAATGTCGTAGAGGTCCTGGGTCATGATAAAGCGCCCTAGCGTGCCTCCATGCGCCGCGCGCTCGCGGCCAGGATGACGGCGATGATGATGAGACCGGTGAGGATGAGCCGGGGCCCCGCGCCGAAGCCGTAGGTGTTGAGCATCGAGACGACGAGGAACAGGAAGAGCGCGGCACCCCAGATGCCGGGAACGTTGGAGTTGCCGCCGGCCACGGAAGAGCCCCCGATAACGACGACGGCGATCGATGCCAGCAGGTACTCAGCGCCCATGTTGAGCGCCGCGCCGCCCGAAAAGCAGGCCAGCACGAAACCGCCCAGCCCAGCGAGCGTCGCGCACAGGACATAGGTGAGAAGCCTGACGCCATCCACCGGCACGCCCGCCATGCGCGCGGCGGCCATGCTCTGGCCGATGGCGGTGACGCGCCGCCCGAAGGGCGTCCGCTCGAGCAGGAACCAGGCGGCGATGGTCAGAAGACCCGCCATGACGGCCACGTTGGGCACGCCCCACAGATTGCCGGTCGAGGCCGAGGCCAGCCATTCGGGCGGCTTCACGCGCAGCCCCCGGTTCGTCCAGATCGCCATCGACTGGATGAGAAAACTCATCGCCAGCGTGGCGATGATCGGCGGTATGCGCAACGCCTTGATGAGCGTGTAGTTCGCGACGCCGACGCCCGCGCCGATGCCGAGCGAGATCGCCAGGCCGGGGATGATCAGACCGTTCTGCTCGGCCATGAACTTGAGCGATACCGTGCCGGCCAGCGTCATCGTCGCGGGGATCGAAAGGTCGATGTTCCCGGGACCGAGCGTGATGACGAACATCTGGCCGAGCCCGACGATGACGGAAAAGGCCGCGAAGGTGAAAGCGGCCTGTGTCAGGCCGCCGGCACTCGCACCTGCGGTGGCAGCGGTCGTCACGATCCACACGGCGATCGCGCCAGCCCAGGCCCATATCCATGGTCGCAGCAGAAGGGCTCTCATCGCGCCACGACTCCGCGCTTTTCGAGCGAGCGCAGGCCGAGCCGTAGCGCGAGCACGAGGATCAGGATGGCGCCCTGCGCTCCGATCTGCCAGTCCGGCGACAGGCGCAGGAACGACAGGAAGGAGCCGGCAAGAGCCAGCGTCAGCGCACCGACGACTGCGCCGACCGCCGAGACCCGGCCGCCGACGAACTCGCCGCCGCCGAGGATCACACCGGCGATGGACAGGAGCGTGTAGCGAAGCGCGATGTTGGCGTCCGCCGATGTGGTCAGCCCCACAAGGGCCATGCCCGCCATGACGGCGAAGGCTGCGGCAAGCGCATAGGCCGCGGCGCGCACCAGAAGCACGTTCCATCCGGCGCGCGACACAGAGCGCTCGTTGCCGCCGACGCCCCGTATCGCGACACCGAGCGACGAGCGCGCGATGATCAGGTGCGCCGCAACCGCGATCAGGACGCTCGCTGCGATTGCCATCGGGACGAGCGGCGGGCGCAGCGTCATCAGCGCCCGGATCCCGTCGGGCGGAGAGCCGCCCGGCACGGGCAGGATCATCACCGCGAGACCGGTCCACACGAAGCTCATGCCCAGCGTCACGACGATCGACGGCAGGCGTTGCAAATAGATGACGACGCCCAGCACGGCATAGACGCAGATGCAGCCAACGAGGATCGCCGTTCCCAGAAGCGGGGTCTGCTGCAGGACGGTGGCGGTCACGCAGGCGACGAAGCTGACGAACGCGCCCATCGACAGATCGAGGTCGTTGACCGCGATGATGAACATCTGCGCCAGCGTCGCCAGCGCGATCGGCACGGCGAGATTGAAGAGAAGGTTCAGTCCGGTGTAGCTCATCGCGCGCGGCTGCAACGCGAACACGCCGATCAGCAGCGCCGCAAGCGCCATGACGGGTACGGCAAGCCGAACATGATCTGCATTCAGCTTCATGAAGCCGCCCTGAACGAGGCTGCGAGCATGGCTTCCTCGGTGATGCCGTCTCCGGTCAGTTCGGCTTCAATGAAGCCCTCGCGGAACACGAAGACCCGGTCGCACTGCTCCATTTCCTCCATTTCGGTGGAGTACCAGACAAAGGCGCGGCCCTTGTCGGCCTCCGCCCGGACGATGTCGTAGACCTCCTGCTTGGTGCCGACATCGACGCCACGCATCGGGTCGTCCATCAGAACGAGCGGGGCGCTGGTCAGAAGCGCGCGGGCAAACAGCACCTTCTGCTGGTTGCCGCCAGACAACGACAGGATGGGCAGCGAGAGATCGGGCGAGCGGATGCCGATGCGCGTTTTCCACTCGTCCGCAGCCTGGCGTTCGGCGTCGCGATCGATCACGCCGCCCCGGACGAACCCTGACAGTGCGCTCATGACGAGGTTCATCCGGATCGACCATGCTTCGAACACGCCGTCGAGCCGCCGGTCTCCGGCGACGAACGCCACGGCGGGATCGCGGATGGTGCGCCATTCGGACGACAGGCGGGCGTGCAGCATGTGCAGCAATTCCGTCTGCCCGTGTCCGGCCAGACCAGCCAGCCCGACGACCTCGCCGGGATGAACGGAGAAGGGAAGGCCGCGCCGGGGTTCATGGACGATCAGGGGCGCTTCGTTCGCCGCCGTCACCCTGTGTTTCGCCGACCTGTCGCGCGCCGTCGAACCCATCGCGGTCACCAGCCCCTCCTGCGTGAACTCGCTCGCGGGACGGTCGGCGACGACCTGTCCGTCCTTCATCACGACGATCCGGTCGCAACTGGCCAGGATTTCCGAAAGGATGTGCGAGATCAGAACCACGCATCCGCCCGCTGCCACGAAGCGGCGCACGTGGGCGAGCAGTTGCGCCGCGGTTTCTCCGTCCAGCGACGAGGTCGGCTCATCCAGGATGACGATGCGTGGCGCGATGCCCGGATCTGCGAATGCCATCGCGATCTCGACCATCTGGCGCTGGGCGATCGCCAGGCCGGAGACCTGGCTGTGCGGGTCGATGCCGTGGCCGGGAAACACGCGGTTGAGGCTTTCGCGGATGATGGCTGCCGCCCGAGCGCGCCACGCTTTCCCCGGCGCGCCGAAATGCCCCTTGTGCATGAGGCGGGTGTTCTCGACGATCGTCAGATTGGGGCAAAGCGACAGCTCCTGGAAGACGCAGCGCAGACCTTGCGCCCGCGCCTCGCCAACGCCCCAGCCGCGCTGTTCGCCGTCCACGAGGACCGATCCGGCCTGCGGCGTCAGCCCCCCATTGAGCACGTTCACCAGCGTGGACTTGCCGGCTCCGTTGTGGCCGACCAGCCCCACGCACGCGCCGGCGCGCAACGCCAGGCTCACGCCGTCCAGCGCATTCACCACGCCGAACCGCATGCTCGCATCGGAAACCGCAACGAGGGGAGAGGCTTCGCTCATCATCGTTCCATGCAGCTAGACCGGCCGGAATCGGCCGGTCGTGGGCTGTGTCGGCTGAGCCGTTCGTGACGTCACGCTCAGTTGGCGCTTTCGATCACCGCGACGGCGTCTTCGAGCGAATACTCGACATTGGCCACCCCGCCCGCAGGCGTCGTCTCGAGGTTCTGTTCGAGATTGTCCTGCGAGATCGTCAGGAACGGAACGATCAGCTCCTTGGAGACTTCCTTGCCGTCGAGGATCTGCTGGGCCACCCAGAATGCAAGCGTCGAAACGCCCGGCGCGATCGACACCGACATAGTCTCATAGCCGTCCGCGTCCTTCCTCTCCTTCCACCAGGCAAGCTCGTCCTGCCGGTTGCCCATCACGATGATCGGCACATCGCGCCCGGCGGCCGCGATAGCCTGCGCCGCGCCATAGCCGTCGCCGCCCTGCGTCACCACGCCGACGATCTCGGGAAGCGAGGGGAGGATGCCCGCGACCGCGCGCTGCGCGACGTCCTGCGCCCAGTCGCCATGTACGGAGCCGACGATCTTGAACTGCGGGAACTGCTCGACGCCGGCATGGATGCCCGCGCTGATCTCGTCATCGACGAAGACGCCCGCCAGGCCGCGTATCTCGAGAAGATTGCCGCCATCCGGCAGCCTGCCCGCGAGATATTCGACCTGTCCGCGCCCCATCTCCTTGAAATCCACCGCAATGCGCCATGCGCACGGCTCGGTCACGACGCCGTCGAAGCTGACGACCACGATGCCGGCATCGCATGCTTCCTTGACCGCGCCGTTGAGCGCGGTTGGCGATGCGGCGTTGACGACGATCGCGTCATAGCCCTGAAGGATCATGTTCTGGATTTGCGACGCCTGTTCGGTCGCCGAATTCTCGCCGGTCGTGAACGGATCTGCGGCGGCTACCACGCCTTCGCTGACCGCCGGCCCCGTCACCGTCTCCCAACTCGTCAGCATGGCCTGACGCCATGAATTGCCGGCATAATTGTTGGACAGCGCAATACGTTTGTCGGCAGTGTCCGCTGTCGCCGGCACCGCCAGAAGCGCAAGCGCCGCAGTCAGCAGGATTGTCCTGTTCATGCTCGTCTCCTCCCTGAGATAGCCGCTCCGTTGATCGGGCGGCGTTTCGGCATAAGATCGGGCTCCTCCGCCCGTAACCCAAGAGTGGCGCAACGGCGCGGGTCTGCCTAGTGCCGGATCAGCAGGCCAGGTGCGCGTTTACGCGGGTAATTTGCGGGAACCCGCAACATCCCTGCTCGCAACCCCCTTGGCCGCGCCGCGCATCGCGTTCATGATCGCCGTCCCAGGGAGGCGACGATGAGCGGGCCACGGCCGGCTGCCAGATTGAACCAGTTTTTCCGCATGTCGCGGCTCCTCGCCGGACAGCTCGACTTCCTGTCGGCGATCCGCTCGGTGGCCGACGAGATCGCCGACGTCGTCGCGCACGATCATCTCGACGTCTGCATCATCCGGCCCGACGGCAAGGTGCACACCGCCTACGAGACGGGTATCGACACGGCATGGGGCAGCCAACCCAACTGCCCCGTCGCGTTCAGTCCCATCCGGGCGTTGCTGATGGGCGAGGTCGACCACATGATCTCCGCGGACGCCACGTCGGACCCGCAGTTCCACTTCGCGGGCGCCTTCGTGAAACCGATCCACGATCACCAGCTTCGCTCG
This portion of the Mesorhizobium sp. CAU 1732 genome encodes:
- a CDS encoding SMP-30/gluconolactonase/LRE family protein, which gives rise to MTQDLYDIRDPRFLDCVVIYAGMEEIASGCRWTEGPVWFADQDLLLFSDIPNDRIMRWVPGQGTSVFRQASNFANGHTRDRQGRLISCEHGSRRVTRTEADGSTTVLADSFGGKRLNSPNDVIVKSDGSIWFTDPTYGILSDYEGYRAEPEQAARNVFRLDSTSGALASVVDDFTQPNGLCFSPDEKRLYIAESGSSHDENVPSVIRVFDVAGDRLTGGDVFCTIDNGLPDGIRCDMNGNLWSSAEDGVHVFSPDGHCLGKIHVPQRVSNLTFGGPRRNRLFITATTSVYLLYVAATGAQRP
- a CDS encoding ABC transporter permease codes for the protein MRALLLRPWIWAWAGAIAVWIVTTAATAGASAGGLTQAAFTFAAFSVIVGLGQMFVITLGPGNIDLSIPATMTLAGTVSLKFMAEQNGLIIPGLAISLGIGAGVGVANYTLIKALRIPPIIATLAMSFLIQSMAIWTNRGLRVKPPEWLASASTGNLWGVPNVAVMAGLLTIAAWFLLERTPFGRRVTAIGQSMAAARMAGVPVDGVRLLTYVLCATLAGLGGFVLACFSGGAALNMGAEYLLASIAVVVIGGSSVAGGNSNVPGIWGAALFLFLVVSMLNTYGFGAGPRLILTGLIIIAVILAASARRMEAR
- a CDS encoding ABC transporter permease, with amino-acid sequence MKLNADHVRLAVPVMALAALLIGVFALQPRAMSYTGLNLLFNLAVPIALATLAQMFIIAVNDLDLSMGAFVSFVACVTATVLQQTPLLGTAILVGCICVYAVLGVVIYLQRLPSIVVTLGMSFVWTGLAVMILPVPGGSPPDGIRALMTLRPPLVPMAIAASVLIAVAAHLIIARSSLGVAIRGVGGNERSVSRAGWNVLLVRAAAYALAAAFAVMAGMALVGLTTSADANIALRYTLLSIAGVILGGGEFVGGRVSAVGAVVGALTLALAGSFLSFLRLSPDWQIGAQGAILILVLALRLGLRSLEKRGVVAR
- a CDS encoding sugar ABC transporter ATP-binding protein — protein: MSEASPLVAVSDASMRFGVVNALDGVSLALRAGACVGLVGHNGAGKSTLVNVLNGGLTPQAGSVLVDGEQRGWGVGEARAQGLRCVFQELSLCPNLTIVENTRLMHKGHFGAPGKAWRARAAAIIRESLNRVFPGHGIDPHSQVSGLAIAQRQMVEIAMAFADPGIAPRIVILDEPTSSLDGETAAQLLAHVRRFVAAGGCVVLISHILSEILASCDRIVVMKDGQVVADRPASEFTQEGLVTAMGSTARDRSAKHRVTAANEAPLIVHEPRRGLPFSVHPGEVVGLAGLAGHGQTELLHMLHARLSSEWRTIRDPAVAFVAGDRRLDGVFEAWSIRMNLVMSALSGFVRGGVIDRDAERQAADEWKTRIGIRSPDLSLPILSLSGGNQQKVLFARALLTSAPLVLMDDPMRGVDVGTKQEVYDIVRAEADKGRAFVWYSTEMEEMEQCDRVFVFREGFIEAELTGDGITEEAMLAASFRAAS
- a CDS encoding ABC transporter substrate-binding protein — its product is MNRTILLTAALALLAVPATADTADKRIALSNNYAGNSWRQAMLTSWETVTGPAVSEGVVAAADPFTTGENSATEQASQIQNMILQGYDAIVVNAASPTALNGAVKEACDAGIVVVSFDGVVTEPCAWRIAVDFKEMGRGQVEYLAGRLPDGGNLLEIRGLAGVFVDDEISAGIHAGVEQFPQFKIVGSVHGDWAQDVAQRAVAGILPSLPEIVGVVTQGGDGYGAAQAIAAAGRDVPIIVMGNRQDELAWWKERKDADGYETMSVSIAPGVSTLAFWVAQQILDGKEVSKELIVPFLTISQDNLEQNLETTPAGGVANVEYSLEDAVAVIESAN